A genomic stretch from Aerococcaceae bacterium zg-1292 includes:
- a CDS encoding glycoside hydrolase family 3 protein: protein MRVETVTQIMAFAVPAIALILLGYLLFLAKKSNWSLLKKNKVFAVLVPLFLVIITVLNIAMNMFNNVVNLYLSSKTSDSEAVELAQENSKAITAEIQGEGIVLLENKNNSLPLEKNSKLNVFGIGSVATTFGGSGSGASDESNNVTVYQGLKDAGFELNPNLVKYYESNKPKKEQQNNFDLTGGDYNIYEPTSLTDEMVKEAVDYSDSAVVVFSRNGGEGGDLPMDMEEFKNGDAGKSYLELQDIELALLEKIKSAGFKKVIVLINSSNAMELGFLEDEGITAALWIGGPGATGNTSVAKVLDGSINPSGRLVDTYAYDLTTAPAYYNAGDFAYLNGKHELGPNIDYFKFLNYNEGIYVGYRFYETRFVDNVTGETDEAAYEKLVQYPFGYGLSYTTFEQKIESSEVKDGQVTVKVKVTNTGEVAGKDVVQVYYTAPYIKGGIEKSHVVLAAFGKTEELKPGASETVELSYGVDEMASYDYVKAKAYVLDKGTYEIKVMNNAHEVIDSFEYEQKETVTFNESPRNSDNVVATNQFDKASGDLKYVSRADWEGTLPTERTKHGQASDELIDLFTNPQYKMDDSAEEIVTANHGLTIEDLRGKDFDDPLWDKLLEQLSVDDMVKLIGYGGFATQAIDSVGLPATVNSDGPAGINNLLTGSTGVQFTSGVVIASTWNQNLAAKLGNAMAQEAIAIGTVGLYAPGANLHRTPFSGRNFEYYSEDPVISGKIAAATVKAAKEDGVFMYIKHFAVNDQEINRLGVATWLNEQSLRELYLKAFEIPVKEGESTGIMSSFNRIGATWTGGYNELLNTVLRNEWGFKGTVVTDYNYRWFMDPTQAVLNGGDLMLNPVGKEPTAAKDTTQGRQALRRASKNIMYTVLNSAAVENYDTSFPLWLTLWIIGNVLVLTTLGTWIFLKNKKMKKVELEQ, encoded by the coding sequence ATGAGAGTCGAAACAGTGACTCAAATTATGGCTTTTGCTGTACCGGCAATCGCCTTGATATTGTTAGGATATTTGTTATTTCTAGCGAAGAAGAGCAACTGGTCATTGTTGAAAAAAAATAAGGTGTTTGCAGTCTTAGTACCTTTATTTTTAGTTATTATCACAGTGCTAAATATAGCAATGAATATGTTTAATAATGTTGTGAATTTATATTTATCAAGTAAAACCTCAGATTCAGAAGCTGTTGAGTTAGCGCAAGAAAATTCAAAAGCAATTACGGCTGAAATTCAAGGTGAGGGAATTGTATTATTAGAGAATAAAAATAACTCTCTACCATTAGAAAAAAATTCCAAATTAAATGTTTTTGGTATTGGCTCAGTGGCCACTACTTTTGGTGGTTCAGGATCAGGCGCATCGGATGAGTCAAATAATGTAACGGTTTACCAAGGATTAAAGGATGCCGGATTTGAATTAAACCCAAACTTAGTTAAATATTACGAATCAAATAAACCTAAAAAAGAACAACAAAATAATTTTGATTTAACAGGTGGAGATTATAACATTTATGAGCCAACTTCTTTGACGGATGAAATGGTAAAAGAAGCAGTAGATTATTCTGATTCAGCTGTGGTTGTCTTTTCACGTAATGGTGGTGAAGGTGGCGATTTACCAATGGACATGGAAGAATTCAAAAATGGTGACGCAGGTAAATCATATTTAGAATTACAAGATATAGAATTAGCATTATTAGAGAAAATAAAATCAGCTGGCTTTAAAAAAGTTATCGTATTAATTAACTCAAGTAATGCAATGGAATTAGGTTTTTTAGAAGATGAAGGTATTACCGCTGCATTATGGATTGGCGGACCTGGGGCAACAGGAAACACGTCTGTGGCTAAAGTATTAGATGGGTCAATCAATCCGTCAGGACGATTAGTTGATACCTATGCTTATGACTTAACCACTGCACCAGCATATTATAATGCAGGTGATTTCGCTTACTTAAACGGGAAACATGAGTTAGGCCCAAATATAGATTACTTTAAATTCTTAAACTACAATGAAGGTATTTATGTAGGATATCGTTTCTATGAAACACGTTTTGTAGATAATGTGACTGGTGAAACTGACGAAGCAGCGTATGAAAAACTCGTACAGTATCCGTTCGGTTATGGACTATCTTATACGACATTTGAACAAAAAATTGAAAGTTCTGAAGTGAAAGATGGCCAAGTTACAGTCAAAGTTAAAGTAACTAATACTGGAGAAGTTGCCGGTAAAGATGTAGTACAAGTGTATTATACTGCTCCATATATTAAAGGCGGTATTGAAAAATCTCATGTAGTATTAGCAGCATTTGGAAAAACAGAAGAATTAAAACCTGGTGCCAGTGAAACGGTCGAGTTATCATATGGCGTTGATGAAATGGCTTCGTATGATTACGTAAAAGCTAAAGCTTATGTTTTAGATAAAGGTACATATGAAATTAAAGTAATGAATAACGCACACGAAGTGATTGATTCATTTGAGTACGAGCAAAAAGAGACAGTAACCTTCAATGAATCACCTAGAAATTCAGATAATGTTGTAGCAACAAATCAATTTGATAAAGCGAGTGGAGATTTGAAATATGTTAGCCGTGCTGACTGGGAAGGAACTCTACCAACGGAACGTACTAAGCACGGTCAAGCGAGCGATGAATTAATTGACTTATTTACAAATCCGCAATATAAAATGGATGATTCAGCAGAAGAGATTGTAACAGCGAATCACGGCTTAACAATTGAAGATTTAAGAGGCAAAGATTTTGATGATCCATTGTGGGATAAACTACTGGAACAATTATCAGTTGATGATATGGTTAAATTAATTGGGTATGGTGGTTTCGCAACTCAAGCGATAGATTCAGTTGGGTTACCAGCAACAGTTAACTCGGATGGACCTGCAGGAATTAACAACTTATTAACAGGTAGTACGGGTGTGCAATTTACTTCCGGGGTTGTTATTGCATCGACATGGAATCAGAATTTAGCTGCTAAATTAGGTAATGCGATGGCGCAAGAGGCAATTGCAATTGGAACGGTTGGCTTATACGCACCAGGAGCAAATTTACATCGCACACCATTTTCTGGACGTAACTTTGAGTATTATTCAGAAGACCCTGTGATTTCTGGTAAAATCGCTGCAGCAACAGTAAAAGCAGCGAAAGAAGATGGAGTATTCATGTATATTAAACATTTTGCTGTTAATGATCAAGAAATTAACCGTTTAGGAGTAGCAACATGGTTAAATGAACAATCCTTACGTGAATTGTACTTAAAAGCATTTGAAATTCCTGTAAAAGAGGGCGAATCGACAGGTATTATGTCATCATTTAACCGTATTGGGGCGACATGGACAGGTGGTTATAATGAATTATTAAATACAGTTTTGCGTAATGAATGGGGCTTTAAAGGAACAGTTGTCACAGATTATAACTATCGCTGGTTTATGGATCCAACTCAAGCTGTGTTAAATGGTGGAGACTTAATGTTAAATCCAGTTGGTAAAGAACCAACCGCAGCAAAAGACACAACACAAGGGCGTCAAGCGTTACGACGTGCATCAAAAAATATTATGTATACAGTATTAAATTCAGCAGCCGTAGAAAATTATGACACTTCATTCCCACTGTGGTTAACATTATGGATTATTGGTAACGTACTTGTTCTAACAACTTTAGGTACTTGGATTTTCTTGAAAAATAAAAAGATGAAAAAAGTTGAGCTAGAACAGTAG
- a CDS encoding oligopeptide ABC transporter substrate-binding protein yields the protein MKKSIKKIFALGASVLALASVVTPAAVSVSAQSVELSSKVKNDEKGIEGGVLRYALVGPAFSGVLNQMLYDAQPDGTIIGFFQENVLGYDENFLLDDSGFGKIKFDQKNKQVTITIPKGHKWSDGEDITIDDVIFPYYVIGHKDYQGIRYGDNLKNVVGMEEYHDGKADKISGLERVDDYTLRVTYKQFPNSMLQAGGGVLTNIEPEHYLKDVPVGKLLDSDKVRKNPVGMGAFRVKKVVPGESVTFEPNEYYWRGKPKLDGVQLDVVSPDTAVAEMQTGRYDIASLPADQYEVFKDAKNMQVLGIVQNAYTYIGFKFGKFEDGENKPDESKVYADKAIRQAMAYAIDNDAIGERFYHGLRWRANSPITPNFKEYHDDSIKGYPYDMEKAKKILADAGYKDKDGDGFIEDKNGKPFTLNFASMSGGETAQPLAEYYMQQWAELGINVKLVDGQLMEFNSFYESLKKDDEKIDVFLGAVGIGGDPNPSGLFGRKESFNYTRWASEENDKLLAAIASDKAFEDDFRKKAFSDWQKYMMEELPVIPTLFRYGIEVVNNRVKNYDTQIGSDLSWADVELTADKPYAQ from the coding sequence ATGAAAAAATCAATTAAAAAGATTTTTGCATTGGGAGCATCAGTGCTTGCGTTAGCTTCTGTTGTAACACCGGCTGCAGTTAGCGTATCCGCACAATCAGTTGAGTTGTCATCAAAAGTTAAAAATGATGAGAAGGGAATTGAAGGTGGTGTATTACGCTACGCATTAGTAGGACCAGCATTTTCAGGTGTATTGAACCAAATGCTTTATGATGCACAACCAGACGGTACGATTATCGGATTTTTCCAAGAAAACGTATTAGGTTATGATGAGAACTTCTTACTCGATGATTCAGGATTTGGTAAAATAAAGTTTGATCAAAAAAATAAACAAGTAACGATTACAATTCCAAAAGGTCATAAATGGAGTGATGGTGAAGATATTACAATCGACGATGTCATCTTCCCGTATTATGTAATTGGTCATAAAGATTATCAAGGTATTCGTTACGGCGACAATCTTAAAAACGTTGTCGGTATGGAAGAATACCATGATGGTAAAGCTGATAAAATTTCTGGTTTAGAACGTGTCGATGATTATACATTACGTGTAACCTATAAACAATTCCCTAACTCAATGCTACAAGCTGGTGGTGGGGTATTAACAAACATTGAACCAGAACATTATTTAAAAGATGTGCCAGTTGGTAAATTATTAGATTCTGATAAAGTACGTAAAAATCCAGTTGGTATGGGTGCTTTCCGTGTTAAAAAGGTAGTTCCAGGTGAATCTGTAACCTTTGAACCAAATGAATACTACTGGAGAGGTAAACCAAAATTAGATGGTGTTCAACTAGATGTTGTCAGTCCAGATACAGCCGTTGCTGAAATGCAAACAGGTCGTTATGATATTGCATCGTTACCAGCAGATCAATATGAAGTATTCAAAGATGCTAAAAATATGCAAGTGCTAGGTATCGTTCAAAATGCCTACACCTATATCGGATTCAAATTTGGTAAATTCGAAGATGGCGAAAATAAACCAGATGAATCAAAAGTATATGCTGATAAAGCAATCCGTCAAGCGATGGCATATGCCATTGATAATGATGCCATCGGTGAGCGTTTCTACCACGGTTTACGTTGGAGAGCCAATTCGCCAATTACACCGAACTTCAAAGAATATCATGATGATTCCATTAAAGGCTATCCATATGATATGGAAAAAGCGAAGAAAATTTTAGCCGATGCAGGCTATAAAGATAAAGATGGTGATGGTTTCATCGAAGACAAAAATGGTAAACCATTTACCTTGAATTTTGCGTCAATGTCAGGTGGCGAGACTGCACAACCTTTAGCAGAATACTATATGCAACAATGGGCTGAATTAGGAATCAATGTTAAATTAGTTGATGGTCAATTGATGGAATTCAATTCTTTCTATGAATCATTGAAAAAAGATGATGAAAAAATTGATGTATTCTTAGGTGCTGTCGGTATTGGTGGCGATCCAAACCCATCAGGTTTATTCGGACGTAAAGAATCATTCAACTATACGCGTTGGGCGTCAGAAGAAAACGACAAATTATTGGCAGCAATCGCATCGGATAAAGCGTTTGAAGATGACTTCCGTAAGAAAGCGTTCAGCGACTGGCAAAAATATATGATGGAAGAATTACCAGTTATTCCTACATTATTCCGTTACGGTATTGAAGTTGTTAATAATCGTGTGAAAAACTACGATACACAAATTGGTTCGGATTTATCATGGGCTGATGTTGAATTAACAGCGGACAAACCATACGCACAATAA
- a CDS encoding sodium ion-translocating decarboxylase subunit beta — protein MFEIIGELIANSGFGAMTVQNFIMIALSCFFLYLGIKKQYEPYLMVPIAFGMLLANLPISGVMDPSNGTDPGGLLYYLYQGTKLGIYPPLIFLCLGIATDFGPLIANPITLLLGGAAQAGIFAAFFLAILCGLSPEEAASIGIIGGADGPTAIFTTTRLAPHLLSAIAVAAYSYMALVPVIQPPIIRALTTKTERQVVMKEQRKVSQVEKIIFPIVVTILVSLIVPSATTLVGMLMLGNLLREIKLVPLLTTALSNSMMYIVTILLGTTVGATAKGEVFLSPSTLLIIALGLVAFAIGTAAGVLLGKVMYKLSGGKINPMIGAAGVSAVPMAARVVQREGQLENPSNFLLMHAMGPNVAGVIGSAVAAGVLLAMFG, from the coding sequence ATGTTTGAGATTATTGGAGAACTCATTGCTAATTCAGGATTTGGCGCAATGACAGTGCAAAACTTTATTATGATTGCTCTATCATGCTTCTTCTTGTACTTAGGAATTAAAAAACAATATGAGCCTTACTTGATGGTGCCGATTGCTTTTGGTATGTTGTTAGCGAACTTACCGATTTCAGGCGTAATGGATCCGTCAAATGGAACTGACCCAGGCGGCTTGTTGTATTACTTATATCAAGGAACAAAATTAGGTATTTATCCACCACTTATTTTCTTATGTTTAGGTATAGCAACTGACTTTGGACCACTGATTGCTAATCCGATTACGTTATTATTAGGTGGCGCGGCTCAAGCTGGTATCTTTGCCGCTTTCTTCTTAGCAATTTTATGTGGATTGTCACCAGAGGAAGCAGCATCAATTGGTATTATCGGTGGAGCAGACGGACCTACCGCTATCTTTACAACAACGCGTTTGGCTCCGCATTTATTATCTGCGATTGCTGTAGCAGCGTACTCATATATGGCGCTTGTGCCAGTTATTCAGCCACCAATTATTCGTGCATTGACGACAAAAACAGAGCGTCAAGTGGTAATGAAAGAGCAACGGAAAGTGTCACAAGTGGAAAAAATTATTTTCCCGATTGTTGTAACGATATTAGTCAGCTTAATCGTACCAAGTGCAACAACATTAGTTGGTATGTTAATGTTAGGTAATTTATTACGCGAAATTAAATTAGTGCCATTATTAACAACTGCATTGTCAAACTCAATGATGTATATTGTGACAATTTTACTAGGAACTACTGTTGGTGCTACTGCGAAAGGTGAAGTTTTCTTATCACCATCTACATTATTAATTATCGCACTTGGTTTAGTGGCCTTTGCGATTGGTACTGCTGCTGGTGTGTTGTTAGGTAAAGTGATGTACAAATTGTCAGGTGGTAAAATTAACCCAATGATTGGTGCGGCCGGCGTATCTGCCGTTCCAATGGCTGCACGTGTTGTACAAAGAGAGGGCCAATTAGAAAACCCATCTAACTTCTTATTAATGCACGCAATGGGACCAAATGTAGCTGGTGTTATCGGTTCAGCGGTAGCAGCAGGTGTGTTATTAGCGATGTTTGGATAA
- a CDS encoding glycoside hydrolase family 3 C-terminal domain-containing protein — protein MELRINRRLIQKGLLLSAAFVLAACSNDTPQETTTKAPESSPAATTVAKSAEETTKDPYAEEKSETTKDPYAEEKSEAKDPYAEEKSEAKDPYAEEKSEAKDPYAEEKSEAKDPYAEEKSEAKDPYAEEKSEAKDPYAEEKSEAKDPYAEEKPEAKDPYAEEKPEAKDPYAEEKPEAKDPYAEEKSKAKDPYAEEKSEAKDPYAEEKSEAKDPYAEEAAKQEKSKKYDFDYTEVTDGVTKFGVVENPDGGPKISFSLESGINILTEEVEDKTLYFKDLNNNGKLDTFEDWREDTETRSAALAEVLSIEQIAGLMLFSGHQRDQAAGLTDEQKTFLEQDNLRNVLHAGPNNVEDSVKWTNQMQAFVEGLGSEEEPIIPVNISSDPRSAAGDVVGYNADGADISRWPSNLGLAATFNADYMKQFSSMSSEEYRAMGITMALGPQIDLATEPRWLRVNGTFGESIDLATDFTEAYVNSSQSTFGENGEDLGWGNDSVAVMIKHAPGDGAGESGRESHLFPGKYEVFPGGNFEQHLELFVKGGLKVDGKAGQTSAMMMNYSIMLDKDGNPLFGDEAVGTAYNKNIVDLFRVDNNYDGVLVTDWGVTRFDKEKIRSMGTAWGMSDATVEERHFRVLVSGLDMFGGNNDKAPVLAAYDMWKEANEKGELEQTADERFRQSAKRIVRNFFNLGLFENPYLDLEHSKSVVASKDKVEAGYQAQLDSVVMVKNTGETIKAKEAAALKEMTVYIPSTIQHPADSLFGPAEQVNKPTLDIESAKQIFGKVLTDEEIKNDEGVVTGYKQPESLEDVDLVIVGMTSPNNGHNFSWAGVEEDNKTYYPLSLQYREYIADGENVRKESIGGDILADGTKENRSYFGNKSKVTNEYDLDALLNAVELVEKSGKDIPVVVAMKADNPVIMSEFEDKVDAIVVGFQVSDRALLDIIAGKQEPKGLLPVQFPANMDTVEANQEDVPFDLDVYKDSEGNAYDFGYGLNYNGVIQDERTEMYKK, from the coding sequence ATGGAATTGAGAATTAATAGACGTTTGATACAAAAAGGCTTGTTGTTATCAGCGGCATTTGTACTAGCTGCATGTTCAAATGATACACCACAAGAAACAACTACAAAAGCACCTGAATCATCGCCAGCTGCTACCACAGTAGCTAAGAGTGCTGAAGAAACAACGAAAGATCCATATGCAGAAGAGAAATCAGAAACAACGAAAGATCCATATGCCGAAGAGAAATCAGAAGCAAAAGACCCATATGCCGAAGAGAAATCAGAAGCAAAAGACCCATATGCCGAAGAGAAATCAGAAGCGAAAGACCCATATGCCGAAGAGAAATCAGAAGCGAAAGACCCGTATGCCGAAGAGAAATCAGAAGCGAAAGATCCATATGCCGAAGAGAAATCAGAAGCGAAAGATCCATATGCCGAAGAGAAATCAGAAGCGAAAGACCCATATGCCGAAGAGAAACCAGAAGCAAAAGACCCATATGCCGAAGAGAAACCAGAAGCAAAAGACCCATATGCCGAAGAGAAACCAGAAGCAAAAGACCCATATGCTGAAGAGAAATCAAAAGCGAAAGACCCATATGCTGAAGAGAAATCAGAAGCAAAAGATCCATATGCTGAAGAGAAATCAGAAGCAAAAGATCCATATGCTGAAGAAGCTGCAAAGCAAGAGAAAAGTAAAAAATATGATTTTGACTATACTGAAGTAACAGATGGTGTTACAAAATTTGGTGTTGTTGAGAATCCGGATGGTGGACCAAAAATTAGTTTCTCTCTAGAAAGTGGAATAAATATTTTAACAGAAGAAGTAGAAGATAAAACACTATACTTTAAAGACTTAAATAATAACGGTAAGTTAGATACTTTTGAAGATTGGCGAGAAGATACTGAAACACGTTCAGCTGCATTAGCAGAAGTGTTGTCTATTGAACAAATTGCTGGATTAATGTTATTTAGTGGGCATCAACGTGATCAAGCAGCTGGATTAACCGATGAACAAAAGACATTCTTAGAGCAAGATAACTTAAGAAATGTATTGCATGCTGGTCCAAATAATGTTGAAGATTCAGTAAAATGGACTAACCAAATGCAAGCGTTTGTTGAGGGCTTAGGAAGTGAAGAAGAACCAATTATTCCAGTAAATATTAGTTCTGACCCACGAAGCGCAGCTGGAGATGTAGTCGGTTATAACGCGGATGGTGCTGATATTTCACGCTGGCCATCAAACTTAGGTTTAGCAGCAACGTTCAATGCTGATTATATGAAACAATTCTCTAGTATGTCATCAGAAGAATATCGTGCAATGGGTATTACAATGGCTTTAGGGCCACAAATTGATTTAGCTACTGAACCACGTTGGTTACGTGTGAATGGTACATTTGGCGAAAGTATAGATTTAGCAACTGACTTTACTGAAGCATATGTAAATTCATCTCAATCGACATTTGGTGAAAATGGCGAAGATTTAGGATGGGGTAATGATTCAGTTGCCGTGATGATTAAACACGCGCCTGGTGATGGTGCTGGTGAAAGTGGTCGAGAATCACATCTATTCCCTGGTAAATATGAAGTATTCCCTGGTGGTAACTTTGAACAACATTTAGAATTATTCGTTAAGGGTGGATTAAAAGTTGACGGTAAAGCGGGCCAAACGTCTGCTATGATGATGAACTACTCAATTATGCTAGATAAGGATGGGAATCCATTATTCGGTGATGAAGCGGTTGGTACAGCCTACAATAAAAACATTGTTGATTTATTCCGTGTAGACAATAACTATGATGGTGTATTAGTAACAGACTGGGGTGTTACACGTTTTGATAAAGAAAAAATCCGTTCAATGGGTACAGCATGGGGGATGAGTGATGCAACAGTTGAAGAACGTCATTTCCGTGTCTTAGTTTCTGGTTTAGATATGTTTGGTGGTAACAATGATAAAGCACCTGTATTAGCAGCTTATGATATGTGGAAAGAAGCTAATGAAAAAGGTGAATTAGAACAGACTGCTGACGAACGCTTCCGACAATCAGCTAAACGTATCGTGCGTAACTTCTTTAATTTAGGATTATTTGAAAATCCATACTTAGACTTAGAACATTCTAAATCAGTTGTAGCAAGTAAAGATAAGGTTGAGGCCGGTTATCAAGCCCAATTAGATTCAGTTGTAATGGTGAAAAATACTGGCGAAACGATTAAAGCAAAAGAAGCTGCTGCTTTAAAAGAAATGACAGTTTACATTCCATCGACTATTCAGCACCCAGCTGACAGTTTATTTGGTCCAGCCGAACAAGTTAATAAACCAACATTAGATATTGAATCAGCGAAACAAATATTTGGAAAAGTGTTGACTGACGAAGAAATTAAAAATGATGAAGGAGTTGTTACAGGATATAAACAACCGGAATCTTTAGAAGATGTTGACTTAGTTATAGTAGGGATGACAAGCCCTAATAACGGACATAACTTCTCATGGGCTGGTGTAGAAGAAGATAACAAAACTTACTACCCATTATCACTGCAATACCGCGAATATATTGCTGACGGGGAAAATGTTCGTAAAGAATCTATTGGTGGTGATATCTTAGCAGATGGAACAAAAGAAAATCGTAGCTACTTTGGTAATAAATCCAAAGTAACGAATGAATATGATTTAGATGCTTTATTAAATGCAGTTGAATTAGTTGAAAAATCAGGTAAAGATATCCCTGTTGTGGTAGCTATGAAAGCAGATAATCCAGTGATTATGTCTGAGTTTGAGGATAAAGTAGATGCAATCGTTGTTGGATTCCAAGTTAGTGACCGTGCGTTATTAGATATTATTGCCGGTAAACAAGAACCTAAAGGATTATTACCAGTACAATTCCCAGCTAATATGGACACAGTAGAAGCGAACCAAGAAGATGTTCCATTTGACTTAGATGTTTACAAAGATAGTGAAGGAAATGCATATGATTTCGGATATGGATTAAACTATAATGGTGTAATTCAGGATGAACGAACTGAAATGTACAAAAAATAA
- a CDS encoding D-2-hydroxyacid dehydrogenase, with protein MKIAVFPTLTAQEHQILQSITDLPYTDFSTQTPSAECIAEHDIILGWHPIIKEALTISHQIKWIQLFMVGVDNLPFDLLEEAGIVVTTAKGANAPTIAQQTIGFMIAFARQLHTSRDQQLKSQWFVPTDLTELTGKRALTVGTGEIGQAFAKLAVAFDITVDGINRTGHDVPGIQNCYPIEALSERIGHYDYVINNLPYTPATDKLFGVEQFEAMQNEAIFINMGRGKSVDEQALIHALDTKQIKAAALDVFEVEPLPADSPLWHMENVIIMPHRAGISDFYHQRILNIFADNYREFIQGVVPTHNRLDYRKGY; from the coding sequence ATGAAAATAGCAGTTTTTCCTACTTTAACAGCTCAAGAACATCAAATACTACAATCAATTACAGATTTGCCATATACAGATTTCTCAACGCAAACACCTAGTGCAGAATGCATCGCGGAACACGATATCATTTTAGGCTGGCATCCGATTATTAAAGAAGCACTTACCATATCGCATCAGATTAAATGGATTCAATTATTCATGGTTGGTGTCGATAATTTACCTTTCGATTTACTTGAAGAAGCAGGAATTGTCGTCACTACCGCTAAGGGTGCTAATGCACCAACGATTGCGCAACAAACAATCGGCTTTATGATTGCCTTTGCTAGACAATTACATACATCCCGTGACCAGCAATTAAAGTCACAATGGTTTGTACCGACAGATTTAACCGAATTAACTGGCAAACGTGCCTTAACTGTGGGTACTGGTGAAATCGGTCAAGCCTTTGCTAAATTAGCAGTGGCATTTGATATTACTGTCGATGGTATCAATCGTACGGGTCACGATGTGCCTGGCATTCAGAACTGCTACCCTATTGAAGCACTGAGTGAACGCATTGGCCACTATGATTATGTCATTAATAACTTGCCATATACGCCTGCTACCGATAAGCTTTTTGGTGTTGAACAATTTGAAGCGATGCAGAACGAAGCAATTTTTATTAATATGGGACGTGGTAAGTCCGTCGATGAACAAGCATTAATTCACGCATTAGATACTAAACAAATCAAAGCGGCTGCTCTTGATGTATTTGAAGTGGAACCTTTACCGGCAGACAGTCCTTTGTGGCACATGGAAAATGTGATAATTATGCCGCACCGAGCCGGTATTAGTGACTTTTACCATCAACGTATTCTTAATATTTTTGCCGATAATTACCGTGAATTTATTCAAGGCGTTGTGCCGACACATAATCGTTTGGATTATCGTAAAGGGTATTAG
- the map gene encoding type I methionyl aminopeptidase, protein MITLKSEREIEMMKESGALLASIHVKLRDMIKPGVTTAQIDQFVQKEIEKGGAVAAQIGYEGYKFATCTSVNDEICHGFPSNYALKSGDIVKVDFCVDLNGAISDSCWCYAVGEISPEHQALMDVTKEAMYLGIEQARVGNRIGDIGHAIQTYAESKGYGVVRDFIGHGIGPSIHEEPQVPHYGTAGKGLRLKEGMTITIEPMITMGTWQMKMDNNGWTARTRDGGYCAQFEHSLVITADGPVLLTEQQPEV, encoded by the coding sequence ATGATAACATTAAAGTCAGAACGAGAAATCGAAATGATGAAAGAATCAGGTGCATTATTAGCATCCATACATGTAAAATTAAGAGATATGATTAAGCCGGGGGTTACAACGGCTCAAATTGATCAATTTGTACAAAAGGAAATTGAAAAAGGTGGCGCTGTAGCTGCCCAAATTGGTTATGAAGGCTATAAATTTGCGACGTGTACAAGTGTGAATGATGAAATTTGTCACGGTTTTCCATCAAATTATGCGCTAAAATCAGGTGATATTGTAAAAGTTGATTTTTGTGTTGATTTAAATGGTGCGATTTCTGATAGTTGTTGGTGCTACGCGGTTGGCGAGATTAGTCCGGAACATCAGGCATTGATGGATGTGACAAAAGAAGCAATGTATTTAGGTATTGAACAAGCTAGAGTGGGAAACCGTATTGGAGATATCGGTCATGCGATTCAAACCTATGCAGAATCAAAAGGTTATGGTGTTGTTCGTGATTTTATCGGACACGGTATCGGACCAAGTATTCATGAAGAACCACAAGTGCCGCATTATGGGACAGCTGGTAAAGGCTTACGTCTAAAAGAAGGAATGACTATTACCATTGAACCGATGATTACAATGGGAACATGGCAAATGAAGATGGATAACAATGGATGGACGGCCCGTACACGTGATGGCGGCTATTGTGCACAATTTGAGCATTCGTTAGTGATTACAGCAGATGGCCCAGTGCTATTGACTGAACAACAGCCAGAAGTCTAA